From Rutidosis leptorrhynchoides isolate AG116_Rl617_1_P2 chromosome 3, CSIRO_AGI_Rlap_v1, whole genome shotgun sequence, a single genomic window includes:
- the LOC139897115 gene encoding mitochondrial fission 1 protein A-like isoform X1 has product MLQKKLPAGNFFGTDSNPLYDSNIIARYEREVDEAEKESSEERINECLLQLSRARVHSKRHKDVELGIAMLEGSMNCTSDILQFQRIIYLLAVGLYRRGDYSRSRHLADHCLKFVPDWREAKNLKKAIEDCIKKDEMFRLSIAATAFGAVGTLATTLLFRKK; this is encoded by the exons ATGCTCCAAAAGAAGCTGCCGGCTG GAAACTTCTTCGGCACCGATTCTAATCCCTTGTACGATTCCAACATTATTGCT CGTTATGAGCGTGAGGTTGATGAAGCTGAAAAAGAATCTTCTGAGGAACGTATAAATGAGTGTCTTCTACAACTGTCACGGGCTCGTGTTCATTCAAAACGGCATAAAGATGTGGAACTTGGAATAGCCATGCTTGAAG GTTCAATGAACTGCACCAGTGACATCTTGCAATTTCAAcgaataatatatctacttgctgTCGGGCTCTATAGACGTGGAGACTACTCGAGGAGTAGGCATCTGGCTGATCATTGTTTGAAG TTTGTACCTGACTGGAGGGAGGCAAAAAATCTCAAGAAAGCAATTGAAGATTGTATCAAGAAAG ATGAAATGTTTCGTTTAAGTATTGCTGCCACTGCTTTTGGTGCTGTTGGTACTCTGGCTACCACCCTCTTATTTCGCAAGAAATGA
- the LOC139897115 gene encoding mitochondrial fission 1 protein A-like isoform X2 encodes MLQKKLPAGNFFGTDSNPLYDSNIIARYEREVDEAEKESSEERINECLLQLSRARVHSKRHKDVELGIAMLEGSMNCTSDILQFQRIIYLLAVGLYRRGDYSRSRHLADHCLKFVPDWREAKNLKKAIEDCIKKDLRK; translated from the exons ATGCTCCAAAAGAAGCTGCCGGCTG GAAACTTCTTCGGCACCGATTCTAATCCCTTGTACGATTCCAACATTATTGCT CGTTATGAGCGTGAGGTTGATGAAGCTGAAAAAGAATCTTCTGAGGAACGTATAAATGAGTGTCTTCTACAACTGTCACGGGCTCGTGTTCATTCAAAACGGCATAAAGATGTGGAACTTGGAATAGCCATGCTTGAAG GTTCAATGAACTGCACCAGTGACATCTTGCAATTTCAAcgaataatatatctacttgctgTCGGGCTCTATAGACGTGGAGACTACTCGAGGAGTAGGCATCTGGCTGATCATTGTTTGAAG TTTGTACCTGACTGGAGGGAGGCAAAAAATCTCAAGAAAGCAATTGAAGATTGTATCAAGAAAG ACTTGAGGAAATGA
- the LOC139900708 gene encoding PTI1-like tyrosine-protein kinase 2, with protein sequence MINELEFVGVDLINDFGVSFLQYNDYEYFYYMIKGVNKSMLSATTTGLASGTASPSTGVSTVAGSASSSTACRGSQKDKVTVPTDVPALSPGDFRLETLIGEGLNGKVYHEKLNTGENVALKMLDVFTEAESSNEFLTKVSRVATLQHDNLVKLRGYCDEENNPFLAYEYATKGSLHDMLHGRKGVNGAQPGPVLDWIQRVKIALDAAKGLEYLHQNVKPHIVHGDIRSNNVLLFEGLSAKIADFDFSIRAPDLTVHFNSTGALGTSCYHAPEYAMTKLLTPKTDVYSFGLLLLEILTGRKCDQDDDTMPQGQQSLLTRVRRMLRKGIVEQCVDPSLEEYSLKGVAQMAQLAAACVMDTPEVRPSMGIVVMRLENILTAPTGT encoded by the exons ATGATAAATGAGCTCGAGTTTGTCGGTGTTGATTTAATCAATGATTTTGGTGTGAGTTTTTTACAAT ATAATGATTATGAATACTTTTACTACATGATCAAAGGTGTAAACAAGAGTATGCTTTCAGCAACAACGACCGGCTTGGCTTCTGGTACAGCCTCACCCTCAACTGGTGTCTCAACAGTTGCAGGATCCGCATCCAGTAGCACTGCCTGTAGAG GGTCGCAGAAGGACAAGGTAACAGTGCCAACCGATGTGCCTGCACTTTCCCCTGGGGATTTTCGGTTGGAGACACTGATCGGTGAAGGTTTAAACGGAAAAGTttatcatgaaaagttaaatactggAGAAAATGTCGCTCTGAAAATGCTTGATGTTTTTACTGAGGCTGAGTCAAGCAACGAGTTTTTGACTAAG GTTTCAAGGGTGGCAACACTGCAGCATGACAATCTTGTTAAGCTGCGCGGTTATTGTGATGAAGAAAATAACCCTTTTCTGGCTTATGAATATGCAACAAAGGGATCCCTACATGACATGTTGCATG GCAGGAAGGGTGTCAACGGAGCACAACCGGGGCCCGTACTTGATTGGATTCAACGAGTAAAGATTGCCCTTGATGCAGCAAAAGGACTGGAGTATTTGCATCAGAATGTCAAGCCACACATAGTACATGGAGATATTAGGTCTAACAATGTGTTACTGTTTGAAGGTTTAAGTGCTAAGATTGCTGATTTTGACTTCTCAATTCGAGCACCGGATTTAACAGTTCATTTCAATTCAACCGGTGCTTTGGGAACCTCTTGCTATCATGCACCAGA GTATGCAATGACTAAATTGCTGACACCCAAAACTGATGTGTATAGCTTTGGGCTTCTTCTGCTAGAAATTTTAACTGGCCGGAAATGCGATCAAGATGATGACACTATGCCACAAGGACAGCAGAGTCTTCTCACTCGG GTTAGACGAATGCTAAGGAAGGGAATAGTTGAACAGTGCGTTGACCCAAGTCTGGAAGAGTATTCTCTCAAAGGTGTTGCTCAG ATGGCGCAACTAGCAGCTGCATGTGTGATGGATACGCCTGAGGTCAGGCCTTCAATGGGTATTGTTGTGATGCGTCTTGAAAATATTTTGACGGCTCCCACCGGGACC